TACAACCCTTGGCGTACCTAGGGGTCGGCTCAAGATCTATCTGTTTTTTGGGTATACTACCCTGGTTGGACGAATGCACTGACTCACTCTTCTTATGAGTGTGAGATTTAGAATGAGCTTTAGAGTGAGTTTGTGACCGAACGATACTCGGCTCCTTAAACTTAGCATCAACCGCTTGAGAGACTGCAGCGGTGATCATAGCTTGTAATTCTGCACCGGTAATATTAATTCTGGTATTGCCCGGTGCTGGATGACTGTTTACTTCGTCGGAGCCAGCCATTTCTGAATGCTATAATATAGACAATAATAGTAATTTAAATTACATATAAGTTCATCACATTGATGATTCATtggtcatggtattattaaaccatttaGACCTTTTCATAATATAACTAAAGGTTTGCATAATGCGTTATTCTACACATTATTAGACAGGGGAAAGATAGAAATTCCACCACTGTCAATGTCATAGAAGACATTTTATCTATCATTAAACTTGTTTCAAGAGGACATTAAAATAGCTTAAAAGCTTGTCACAAGAACGAGTTGAGATTCTAATTAATAATCTCAAGAATCAGTGATCTTTTAAGGTCTGAATCAAGTTCATTgcctttttgacaagaagtttataaatCGCACTTTCATTGTCATTTTACACCTTTGCTTAAAGCatgcatctcaaatggatgtcttGGTGTATTCATCACACTGATATTTTCTAGCCAGGATTCATATTGATCATTTTGGCTTTATGTGACTTGGAAGGGTCCAAGTACCTTTTTGGAAGCTTGTGTGATTTTTCGTACCGCACAgctaggaatgttaacatgttttcagatgttaacagagatttattttcttaaaaaggttgtaccatcatagccaattaatattttggctaggttatacctctaagagtttctttggcagatcaattatAAATCGAAAGGAAATAACATGGTGTAATAAAATACACACATTTAAAACCAAAGCTAAAACTTCATTAGGCTGAAAGCAAGTACaaatgccctaaacgggacttagaAAAACACACTACCCGCGCAGGGGTAAACCGAAATgaaaataagtccacgcagggacttgatacagaaatcaaacaaatgtccacgcagggacattaTTACAATAGACAAGAAACAAAAACAACCCTCTATTTCTTCTTCCCCTTGATAAGGTTGGCAAGGCCCTTCATGAAGCTATTATGCCTCTCCTTGTTATTCTTGGTCTTCTGCTCAACCTTGTCCAGCCTCTCCAAGATTTCCTGgttttgttgctgctgctgtagTTGCTGGGAAGGAGGTGGCTGATACGGAGGATACTGATAACCCTGAATTGGGTAGTCAGTTGGAGGCATAGGGGGGtaagaagaagggtaaaggtgATGATACTGCGCAGCCGTAAGATATGGGTCATGAGTTCCATAGCCCAAAGGATATCCCGACGGGTCTCCATAAGGATTGTACCCGGAAGAACCTGGGTATGTTGGAATAGGGTTATCAAATCCCACAGGCGGCATAGGTGGTGCATAAGAAGCTTGCGGAGGATCAACCTCCGGTGCCGCATTTGAGGGCCCACCCATTTGAGGGTCCTCTGGAATAGGGGGATAGGAACTCGACCCGCGAGGAGAACTAAAACGGGGTCCTCCTCTAACGGACATGCGTGCGTTCCTCCTTCGCCTCAGAGGCTCGGGAGGTGGTTGCGGTGGCTGCTGCGGTGGCTCCTCTAccgggagtggtggtggtgagacagCTTGAAGTTGAGGATCATCTAAAGGTGGTTGAGCCGGAGAGCTATGATAAGATGGGGTAAAGAACCAGTCATAGGTAGCCATCCTCTCTTGGAAGGAGTCGGGTCCACGATAAGGAGATCCCTGAAATGGAGACCCACTAGATATGCTGATAGGGTGACCCGGGGTTCCTGTTTGCATCTTCGGGTCGGGGTCGTCATCCATCTCCATTTCCTGAGAGAAATGGTCCTCAGGGCCCAACAGGTTGTAGCCGAGAAAGTCGTTAACGTAGTCAGCTGGGTTGAATTGTCTTGGAGAGTAGGGGGATTCGGAATGATGAAATGAATGAGATTGCAAAGAGTTATGCGGTGGGTATGATTCATGCGAATGGTGAGATTGGTCCGAATGGTGAGAATGTTCGGGCTCATTTGGAGCAAATGGTCCGAAAGACGGATgaaaagatggtgaagagctaagcGAGACTGAGTGTCTTGCCGGCTCGAAAGGTTGACCCCACATATCACGGGAGTCGGAGGTGGAAAAAGACGCCGATGGAGTGCGTCTGTGCGATGGCCCAACAGTTGACGGTCCTCCACGCATGGGTCCCTTGCCACGTCCTCTTAGTATTGGAGGCATGATGGTTAACTTCCTGTTGAACAAGAAAACAAACTAAAACAAAATATAAAGATAACAAAGGAAAGATAAAGATGCatcctaggtcatttgcctagactcgagagtctaaggaatgtgcttattgtgtcattgagattaaacacaaaaggttagtgtttaattcgctcaatgttggctctgataccaacctgatgtagcagtaaattcctaaggttcttgaaagatactttttactggaagctataaatctgtatagaaggtttatctattaggatgctaatgggtctttacttaagtcaaggacttagaccgactagctagaaagaaaccttacggacctaaccggtagattaaacggaaaccgggatagaatgtgatttagacccgacaagcttagatacttgtataatatgggtaaactaaacacattctggaaaatgaaGTTTTAATGActaggttaagcccgtttcggctattttacgtaaactagtcacgtaaaccgatccgaacgcgtaaatgcgtaacgggtaaccggacaaactataaaaaggtcttaatcattattatgctcataatgtgttaatatatcagtagtatatcaacatttatgcccaaaaacaatttaaaccaaaataggTCTCATAAGGGTATTTTGGAAATTTTGCATAGGCTTCTAAAGGTTAAAAATAGAtttctgagtttaaaacattaacttactgtaatattatgtaaattagtttaaaacatcagtaggttatgagttttaaatgataaatatagttttgacccaaactaggcgctaaaaacgctaaatatgcgatttaaagggctaatattataaaaataggaaatctgatattttggtcagtttataaggctaataatacatttatcatttatgatcagtagcaaaaagtttggctttaaaaagttatgtaaaactcattttatgtatgaaaagggtaaaatcggtaattaccgaaactaggttataatcctatgttaagttcagcttaaaaataaataaaaatcttcaaaaatcccaaaatattatttaacatcagtaggtaaaaagtttggtgacAAAAATCAGGTTTAGATGggccttatgctaattacgctttCTAATTACTAATAagtcccttaattacgctattgagcataactcccattctagacctcaaactgatgtcaaatttttgggacatgtctaaatatcagtagcaaaggttttagttcgttcatattgctaaaaatctcggttttatgcaaaaagggcgttttaggcattaatgagcataattacgatcaagagcataaattacaaacgattaggcaccatgcaatataacttcaaagagttatactacaatgtattatggtcctaatggaagcttaaaacatggaagaaataagcttgaatgggtcagaactgaaagtcatagcaaaagtcaagcttttgcgactttcggttataatctgcccttagatgattaattgtcggattaggactgataaaacatgtttatataatcattaccgagtcattagaatgttatattataatttagaacctctggtttattaattttaatcaaattagtcaattctgtccagtttgactttatGTCAAACtattttgacccgacaattaaccaatcaaacgagataattaggagacaccctttcaggggttaatcacctatactaatgtggtttcataaccactttcaatttgatcagtggttaagccacatgtaaataaaacgaaagtcaaactaattaggcactaagtttgacttttaagtaattaaacaACTTTAAGGagtaattagaagcttactacaggtcctagcaatcttttctacacttcaagTCCACTTGTTACTGCTGAAAGCTCCAGAGCAAGTCCCAAACTTAAGTTGTTGCAATTGTGAGTTATGAACTCATGAACTAGTACTCCTTATATAGTGAATCCCATGATCTTGGATCACTTCCAGGTGTTTATGAGggccctaggatcaccccaggtgtcctagtggtttatAATTACCGTCTAAGAGTCCATGGTTTCATAACAAGTCACCATAAGTCGGTTTAAAGGCAAGAACATACATCTGTCCAAAAATTCTGCCCAGCGAcgctcttacggaccgtaagcggaaggtcttgcggtccgtatccgaGTTTTACGGACCGTAAGATACCACtcatgcggtccgtaaccgaaccTGATTTTCATCGCCAGTTacctccttgcggaccgtaagcctagggctatacggtccgtaaccgatgaccagaggacaaaaattttacAACTTTCCTACACTTCATCATGCATTTCAATGTCCGAATCTTGACCCTTAATTCAGTACATTAGTCCAAATGACCAGTTCTGAATGCCCAATAATAATGCCATGCACTTGTGTTCCCTTGCTTTAAGAAAATTGTCCAAGCATGAAGTTTTGTCGGCTCTTTGCAtgaatttcaatttcttgaattGAGTTTATAAACTATTATTTGCAGCCGAGGTTTAATCTCCATAATAGCCATTTATCAACGTGTTAATATAATTTTATAAAGCTTTCGGGAATTTATTCAGAatggtcattcagaggtaagcttaacatgttgacacgttaaATTCCCGTAGCCTTATTTTTCATATGTACACACGAAATGGCTTCTCGTATTCAATTAACCTTTCGATTAAAGACAAATCTTCCACAAAGTGTCAatcagaggctcaagtttggcatgttgacctTTTAAGTCCTTTACGAGAATATACTTGTTTAAAGTTCGGGATACGTGTCTTTATATAACTGGACatgtttttacgtggtgttacaaaAATGCAGAGAGTTTGTCATTCGAGGCATGTCCCAACCTTTTATGGCATGTGTTCCTGGTAATCATCAAAGCTTTCCACACATTATCCAACATCCTGATACGATATAGACCTTCCTTGCAGTAACCCACACCGAAAGGAGATTATAAGTAATATCAGGTACAAAAAGGACTCCTTTCATTTTAGCACCCCCATCTAGAATATAATCGCCCCTTTCCATTACTGGAATGGCGTCACCATTTGGAATTATAAAGGCCTTTCGTTTTggtttttgattttgttttcaAGTATGTTGTTTATGTGAGTAATGTGATCGATTCCCGAGTCTATTACCCATTCGTTTTCTTGATCTATTTTACATGCAATGCTAGCAACTTGTGGCATATCGTCTTTGAGATTgttttgattaaaatatttcaAGAACAATTCAGATTGTTTTTGTGATAAACCTGGTATGGGACAAGAATCAGTCCTGACTCGTTCAGCCCTTGGTATTTCTTCATCACGTTTGATGTTGGGTACGGGTTCATTTTTGAGTTAGTTTTAGGCATGTCGCCTTCCAGGAAGAGGGGAATGGAGGCAGACAAGTTAAGGTTTTGTGATAGGATTTTGAACATCGCTCTGATACCATATAGAAAATAGTTATCAAAGATATTCGTTTATTTCATCTTGTATTCAgtatatgtaacacctcgaaattttgcgtccaataatgtattgacatgtgtcttaggtttacacgtggtattaaatactaaataaggactaaagttgacaagcatagaaagtatgtgaatccgagggttcaaaatgtcaacgagggataaatatactgtacagtaaccctaaatgatgctcgtgcCTTCAAATggatgaatcatggatcatacggatcgaaatgtggaagaaagtgagaaattacaaactacaggggtcaaatgtgtcaacatgtttaagttatacctctgagtgaccttttgacaaacccggAGCTTTGTATcggttaattatgctcactagaatacttGACAAAAATTTCATAgagtttcgttatcatatgagcaagttgtgatcaaattcgtatgcgggggtttaaagcgtcaacgttgaaagttaggacttttcgggtaacaataaagttaaccggggacttaacaaaatGGGCATATGTCTTGAAGCCCCTAAACATCAATTTGGAGGGCTCAATGTGCAAGAAAATGATGGCCAATCAGAGTTTGAAGAGCCAAGGATCAAATCGCAAAAATCAAAAATTTGGATTTGAGTCAGAGAGGGGGTCGCGCGACGCGaggcccggggggggggggggtccttCGCGTCACGCCTAGGCCTATCTGGTCGATTTTTTTTGCTCCATGCCTGCCTTTTCCACTCTAACCGACCTAGATCCATTAATGttgcagcatgggcgccccctacatgctttagggcccttagggacacttgttgatgatcaatGATCAGGTGTAGACTTGGTTGTCAACAATCTAGTGCCTTAtgaacactatataaaggccttcaTGTGCAACATTGTCTTCACACCTTCAATCTGCATTTGTGAAGACTTCTGGAGCTCAAAAGCAGAACCAagccatccctagtcgtgcataggactttggtaagcacccttaacctttcttagttaagtttttgcttagttatagcttaaaagtcaaaccgtcgtaattaacggttggcTTAACGATTAGTCACtattggtccagtgattagccgaatcaaaggtagttatatgttggtaattatgtgggctttaaacccttaaaaggtcaccctctgattcccactctaactagtccaaatgtcgagtcaaacttgcttagaaaaagtcaacagaatgctaactttcgatttaaTGCAtgatcagtaatgtagatg
Above is a window of Helianthus annuus cultivar XRQ/B chromosome 14, HanXRQr2.0-SUNRISE, whole genome shotgun sequence DNA encoding:
- the LOC110907325 gene encoding trithorax group protein osa-like yields the protein MPPILRGRGKGPMRGGPSTVGPSHRRTPSASFSTSDSRDMWGQPFEPARHSVSLSSSPSFHPSFGPFAPNEPEHSHHSDQSHHSHESYPPHNSLQSHSFHHSESPYSPRQFNPADYVNDFLGYNLLGPEDHFSQEMEMDDDPDPKMQTGTPGHPISISSGSPFQGSPYRGPDSFQERMATYDWFFTPSYHSSPAQPPLDDPQLQAVSPPPLPVEEPPQQPPQPPPEPLRRRRNARMSVRGGPRFSSPRGSSSYPPIPEDPQMGGPSNAAPEVDPPQASYAPPMPPVGFDNPIPTYPGSSGYNPYGDPSGYPLGYGTHDPYLTAAQYHHLYPSSYPPMPPTDYPIQGYQYPPYQPPPSQQLQQQQQNQEILERLDKVEQKTKNNKERHNSFMKGLANLIKGKKK